One segment of Candidatus Bathyarchaeota archaeon DNA contains the following:
- the purL gene encoding phosphoribosylformylglycinamidine synthase subunit PurL, giving the protein MDLRGAEDEELIEVAGLLGLGLNLEELRSIKDYYETRGKEASDVELQTYDQTWSEHCFHKTFKGLIETPEGVVDGLFKTYIKRVVEELRPDWCLSVFEDNAGIIEFDEDHAIAVKVETHNHPSAIEPFGGAATGIGGVIRDILGVWAEPIACTDVLCFGPLDYRYELLPQGIKHPSYLFRGVVSGIGSYGNSVGIPTVNGAVYFDEGYVGNVVVYAGCLGLLRKDSYARCVRAGDWIVLAGGRTGLDGIHGVTFASSELTRESEMVSRPAVQIGNPIEEEKLKRAIKLIGEERLGSGITDLGGGGLSCAVCETANKYGLGAEVWLDRVLLKYPGMAPWEIWISESQERMCLAIPPQNLEKALEIFEGEQVEATPIGRYTEGGLVRVYYGGLQVGELDLRHLFSPPRIRRSTSWRPPSLEDPIFPEPEDLGAVLKRLLASPNIASKEVVIRSYDHEVKGCTVVKPLHGWNAGPSDAAVLKPLGASWKGISISSGLKPRYGKIDPYWMAASSIDEAVRNNIAVGGRRIALLDNFTWGNPEKEDRLGSLVQACRACYDVAKAYGTPFVSGKDSLYNESPLGPVTPTLLVTAVGIVPDIRRVVTMELKEEGDLIYLLGLTRREVGGSEYLRLMGYIGGSVPKLNASKTAELYRRVISAMDLGLVRACHDLSEGGLGVAAAEMAFTGGLGLTLNLERVLVDEEMRDDYKLFSESNGRLLVEVKPEHRSSFERLMVGVEFSPLGVVTAEDRFKVLERRRTILDLSLEELVAAWKTPLGGST; this is encoded by the coding sequence ATAGATTTGAGGGGGGCAGAAGACGAGGAGCTGATCGAGGTCGCTGGTCTTCTAGGCCTAGGGTTGAACCTTGAGGAGTTGAGGTCCATCAAAGACTACTATGAAACCCGGGGGAAGGAGGCCTCCGATGTGGAGCTCCAGACATACGACCAGACATGGAGCGAGCACTGCTTCCACAAGACCTTCAAGGGCTTGATTGAGACCCCTGAAGGAGTGGTGGATGGCCTATTCAAGACCTATATCAAGAGGGTTGTGGAGGAGCTGAGGCCAGACTGGTGCCTGAGCGTGTTCGAGGATAACGCTGGGATCATAGAGTTCGATGAAGACCACGCGATAGCGGTGAAGGTTGAGACCCACAACCACCCATCAGCCATAGAGCCCTTCGGGGGGGCCGCAACCGGGATCGGGGGGGTTATAAGGGACATCTTGGGGGTCTGGGCGGAACCAATTGCCTGCACAGACGTCCTATGCTTCGGCCCCCTAGACTACAGATACGAGCTTCTGCCCCAAGGGATAAAGCACCCATCATACCTCTTCAGGGGAGTCGTAAGTGGGATTGGATCCTATGGAAACAGCGTCGGCATTCCAACGGTCAATGGTGCGGTCTACTTCGATGAGGGATATGTCGGGAATGTCGTGGTATACGCAGGTTGCTTGGGGCTCCTAAGGAAGGACAGTTATGCGAGGTGTGTGAGGGCCGGGGATTGGATAGTGTTGGCAGGGGGCAGGACGGGCCTAGACGGGATCCACGGGGTCACCTTCGCCTCGTCGGAGCTGACCAGGGAGTCTGAGATGGTCTCAAGACCGGCCGTTCAGATAGGGAACCCCATAGAGGAGGAGAAGCTAAAGAGGGCTATAAAGCTCATCGGGGAGGAGAGGCTGGGGTCTGGGATCACAGATCTGGGCGGGGGAGGGCTGAGCTGCGCAGTCTGCGAGACCGCTAATAAATATGGATTGGGGGCTGAGGTCTGGCTTGATAGGGTGCTCCTCAAATATCCGGGAATGGCCCCATGGGAGATCTGGATCTCCGAGTCCCAGGAGAGGATGTGCCTAGCCATACCCCCCCAAAACCTGGAGAAGGCGTTAGAGATTTTCGAGGGGGAACAGGTGGAGGCAACCCCCATCGGTAGGTACACTGAGGGGGGATTGGTCAGGGTTTACTATGGAGGCCTTCAAGTGGGAGAGCTTGACCTCCGCCACCTCTTCAGCCCCCCCAGGATTAGGCGCTCAACCTCATGGAGGCCCCCGAGCCTTGAGGACCCAATCTTCCCTGAGCCAGAGGATCTAGGGGCCGTCCTGAAGAGGCTGCTCGCCTCCCCAAACATAGCCAGCAAGGAGGTGGTGATAAGGAGCTATGACCATGAGGTTAAAGGATGCACGGTGGTAAAGCCTCTCCATGGATGGAACGCGGGTCCAAGCGATGCGGCGGTTCTGAAACCCCTTGGAGCATCCTGGAAGGGGATATCTATCTCCTCGGGGTTGAAACCCCGATATGGGAAGATAGACCCATACTGGATGGCGGCATCCTCAATAGACGAGGCCGTTAGGAACAACATCGCCGTTGGAGGAAGGAGAATAGCCCTATTAGATAACTTCACCTGGGGGAACCCTGAGAAAGAGGACCGCTTGGGCTCGCTTGTCCAAGCGTGCAGAGCCTGCTACGATGTCGCGAAGGCCTATGGAACACCCTTCGTCTCTGGTAAGGACAGCTTATATAATGAGTCTCCCCTCGGCCCAGTCACTCCCACTCTCCTAGTTACCGCTGTGGGGATAGTTCCGGATATCAGGAGGGTTGTGACCATGGAGCTGAAGGAGGAGGGAGACCTGATCTACCTCCTGGGTCTGACCAGGAGGGAGGTGGGGGGCTCGGAGTACCTTAGGCTTATGGGCTATATAGGGGGCTCCGTCCCCAAGCTCAACGCGAGCAAGACGGCTGAGCTCTATAGGAGAGTGATCTCAGCTATGGATCTCGGCCTTGTTAGAGCCTGCCACGACCTCTCTGAGGGGGGTTTAGGAGTAGCCGCGGCGGAGATGGCCTTCACAGGAGGCTTGGGGCTAACGCTCAACCTTGAGAGGGTGCTCGTTGACGAGGAGATGCGCGATGACTATAAGCTCTTCTCGGAGTCGAACGGCCGGCTGCTGGTCGAGGTTAAACCAGAGCACAGATCATCGTTCGAGAGGCTTATGGTGGGCGTCGAGTTCTCCCCGCTGGGGGTGGTCACGGCTGAGGATAGATTTAAGGTTCTCGAGAGGAGGAGAACCATCCTAGATCTCTCCCTAGAGGAGCTGGTTGCCGCGTGGAAGACACCCTTAGGAGGGTCGACTTGA
- a CDS encoding energy-coupling factor transporter transmembrane protein EcfT yields MSLLDGLRFRMGTSPIHRIDPRAKFIMVITLFSASILFYELLPLMAIFLIQVPLLLLGKVAREWIRTLRGGAVLALIIFASNLISFYFFQGYILTTEMIELSLSLSLRFLSLMTSFSIFFLTTSPDELSLALERARVPYEFNFAFITAIRFVPVLAEEAQSILDAQRARGLEVERGGPIARLRNYIPILLPLIVNSIRRSLELAEAMESRGFGASGRRTNLYELRMKGGDYLVLASSIIFLGASIYLKLSGFSTGPIFPSTRIL; encoded by the coding sequence ATGAGCCTATTAGATGGGCTCAGGTTCAGGATGGGGACCTCGCCCATCCATAGGATCGACCCAAGGGCAAAGTTCATAATGGTTATAACCCTCTTCTCCGCCTCCATACTCTTCTATGAGCTGCTCCCCCTGATGGCCATATTCCTAATACAGGTCCCCCTCCTCCTCTTGGGAAAGGTGGCAAGGGAGTGGATCAGAACTTTGAGGGGGGGAGCTGTGTTGGCATTGATAATATTCGCCTCGAACCTCATCTCCTTCTACTTCTTTCAAGGATACATTTTGACAACCGAGATGATCGAGTTGTCCCTCTCCCTGTCCCTACGCTTCCTCTCCCTCATGACCTCCTTCTCCATCTTCTTCTTAACAACCTCTCCAGACGAGCTCAGCCTAGCCCTGGAGAGGGCCCGAGTCCCATACGAGTTCAACTTCGCATTCATCACAGCCATAAGGTTCGTCCCCGTGCTCGCTGAGGAGGCCCAGTCCATCCTCGACGCCCAGAGGGCCAGAGGGCTGGAGGTCGAGAGGGGTGGCCCCATAGCCAGATTGAGGAACTACATCCCAATCCTCCTCCCCCTCATCGTGAACTCGATAAGGAGAAGCCTCGAGCTTGCAGAGGCGATGGAGTCGAGGGGCTTCGGAGCCTCTGGAAGGAGGACAAACCTCTACGAGCTGAGGATGAAGGGGGGAGACTACCTCGTCCTAGCATCCTCCATCATATTCCTCGGAGCATCGATATACCTCAAGCTCTCAGGATTCTCGACGGGGCCAATCTTTCCCTCCACAAGAATTTTATAG
- the purS gene encoding phosphoribosylformylglycinamidine synthase subunit PurS, with protein sequence MKFAARVHVTLKEGYSDPEGETTARALKGLGYRVLDVRVGKVYDLSLEAEDEEDARRLIEEICLRLLANPTKDDYSFELRGVG encoded by the coding sequence ATGAAATTCGCCGCCAGAGTTCATGTCACCCTTAAGGAGGGCTACTCTGATCCGGAGGGAGAGACAACGGCGAGGGCCCTCAAGGGCCTGGGATACCGTGTTCTGGATGTGAGGGTTGGGAAGGTTTATGATCTCTCATTAGAGGCCGAAGATGAGGAAGACGCCAGAAGGCTCATTGAGGAGATCTGCCTTAGGCTCCTAGCTAATCCCACCAAGGACGACTACTCCTTCGAGTTGAGGGGTGTGGGTTGA
- the purQ gene encoding phosphoribosylformylglycinamidine synthase I, which yields MNRAEIRVLIPRAPGTNCDLETARAFLDLGVRVEVIHTQRLFREKNLMEYDIIVFPGGFSYGDYVRSGAIWAKECEYRIGRELEEFILEGRPVLGICNGFQLLVEAGFLPGFEGRSVYPQAALANNPGGFQCRWIRIRHVNGGKCPLTMEIPPDAVLEMPVAHGEGRFLFPRDREDEYLRRLYEQDQLVFRYAKPDGTFAEGEAYYNPDGALHDIAGICNPDGNVLGLMPHPERAYYGWQTPEWTKKGFPPEHGDGRLLLESIVKYVEKRL from the coding sequence TTGAACCGAGCCGAGATCAGGGTCCTAATCCCGAGGGCCCCAGGGACAAACTGCGACCTCGAGACGGCGAGAGCCTTCCTAGACCTAGGGGTGAGAGTCGAGGTTATCCACACCCAGAGGCTCTTCAGGGAGAAAAACCTGATGGAGTATGACATCATCGTCTTCCCAGGGGGCTTCAGCTACGGCGACTACGTGAGGAGCGGGGCCATCTGGGCTAAGGAGTGTGAGTATAGGATAGGCCGGGAGCTGGAGGAGTTCATCCTCGAGGGACGTCCCGTCCTTGGGATCTGCAACGGCTTCCAGCTACTGGTAGAGGCGGGATTCCTCCCAGGATTCGAGGGTAGATCTGTCTATCCCCAAGCAGCACTGGCAAACAATCCAGGAGGCTTCCAGTGCAGGTGGATTAGGATTAGGCATGTTAACGGAGGGAAATGCCCCCTGACCATGGAGATCCCACCAGACGCCGTCCTTGAGATGCCTGTAGCCCACGGAGAAGGCCGATTCCTATTCCCAAGAGATAGGGAGGACGAGTACCTGAGGAGACTCTACGAACAGGATCAGCTCGTCTTCAGGTATGCAAAGCCTGATGGAACCTTCGCCGAGGGGGAGGCTTACTACAACCCGGACGGCGCCCTCCACGATATAGCAGGAATATGCAACCCTGATGGTAATGTCCTAGGCCTTATGCCCCACCCAGAGAGGGCGTATTATGGCTGGCAGACCCCTGAATGGACCAAGAAGGGATTTCCCCCGGAACATGGAGATGGCAGACTCCTCTTAGAGTCGATAGTCAAGTATGTGGAGAAGAGGCTCTAG
- a CDS encoding aldehyde ferredoxin oxidoreductase family protein — protein MPSSDAVRLLRVNLSSGEVRFEELDLGTRRAYLGGRGFGILFLYKENPAGVDPFSPDNRLIFASSIIGGAPVPGVNRISIVSKSPLTYGFGEAEAGGFFGPELRRAGVEAIIVEGRAEKPVYLRVEDGRAELLEAGELWGMQTKETVEEIRRRLGDPLIRVACIGPSGERLVRFANIIVDQRYAAGRSGLGTVMGYKRLKAVAVRGRGSVELHDPEKVSTLAKWFAENWRRYPGANARHIYGTLDGIRSLDMDGILPTLNFRGGSFEGLEKISGEAMNETILTGREGCYACPIRCKRVVEGKPPYVTDPSYGGPEYETVASFGSLCGISDLSAISYANQICNAYGVDTISAGNVISFAMECFENGLIGEKEIGNISLNFGNTSSMLEILEKMVKREGFGDILAEGVKISSEKIGEKSIIYAMHVRGKEIPMHEPRGKVGVGLQYALSPSGADHMQCAHDPVYEREAEHLKALGINKAVGRLELGAEKVRVFYYSTLWWGLLDSLCVCKFTFTPHPAGVYTPNHLVEIVNAVTGWNTSLWELMKASERAINLARLYNIREGHKPEEDTLPERFFQELEFGSRKGQKISRDEFLRARGIYYKMAGWDERGCPTKEKLHELDLGWTIKNEG, from the coding sequence ATGCCAAGCTCAGATGCAGTCAGGCTTCTCAGGGTTAACCTATCCTCCGGGGAGGTGAGGTTCGAGGAGCTGGATTTGGGAACCCGAAGGGCCTATTTGGGTGGGAGGGGCTTCGGCATCCTATTCCTATATAAAGAGAACCCAGCTGGTGTAGATCCCTTCTCACCTGATAACAGGCTCATCTTCGCCTCAAGCATAATAGGAGGGGCCCCAGTCCCAGGAGTAAACAGGATAAGCATAGTCTCAAAATCCCCCCTGACATATGGGTTTGGGGAGGCTGAGGCTGGTGGGTTCTTCGGCCCAGAGCTCAGGAGGGCGGGCGTGGAAGCCATAATCGTGGAGGGGAGGGCGGAGAAACCCGTATACTTACGCGTGGAGGATGGGAGGGCCGAACTCCTCGAAGCCGGAGAACTCTGGGGCATGCAGACCAAGGAGACGGTGGAGGAGATCAGGAGGAGGCTTGGGGATCCCCTCATAAGGGTTGCATGCATAGGCCCTTCGGGTGAGAGGCTCGTCAGGTTCGCCAATATAATAGTAGACCAGAGATACGCCGCCGGGAGGAGCGGCCTGGGGACGGTGATGGGCTATAAGAGGCTCAAGGCGGTGGCGGTCAGGGGGCGTGGAAGTGTGGAACTCCATGACCCCGAGAAGGTAAGCACGCTCGCCAAGTGGTTCGCTGAGAATTGGAGAAGATACCCAGGGGCGAACGCGCGGCATATCTATGGAACCCTCGACGGCATCAGGAGCCTCGACATGGATGGGATCCTCCCAACTCTCAACTTCAGAGGGGGCTCCTTCGAGGGGTTGGAGAAGATAAGCGGGGAGGCGATGAACGAGACCATACTGACGGGGAGGGAGGGCTGCTACGCCTGCCCGATACGCTGTAAGAGGGTGGTTGAGGGCAAGCCCCCCTACGTGACCGACCCCTCCTATGGGGGGCCAGAGTACGAGACCGTCGCCTCCTTCGGATCCCTATGCGGCATAAGCGACCTAAGCGCAATCTCCTACGCCAACCAGATATGTAATGCTTATGGGGTTGACACCATAAGCGCCGGAAATGTCATATCCTTCGCTATGGAGTGCTTCGAGAATGGATTGATAGGAGAAAAAGAGATAGGAAACATATCATTGAACTTTGGTAATACCTCATCAATGTTGGAAATTTTGGAAAAGATGGTTAAAAGGGAGGGGTTTGGAGATATACTAGCAGAGGGGGTTAAAATCTCATCCGAAAAGATAGGCGAAAAATCGATAATCTATGCTATGCATGTGAGGGGGAAGGAGATACCCATGCACGAGCCCCGAGGGAAGGTTGGAGTCGGGCTGCAATACGCCCTATCGCCATCAGGGGCCGACCACATGCAGTGCGCCCATGACCCGGTATACGAGAGGGAGGCTGAACACCTGAAAGCCCTGGGGATCAACAAGGCGGTAGGGAGGTTAGAGCTTGGGGCTGAGAAGGTCAGGGTCTTCTACTACTCAACCCTCTGGTGGGGCCTCCTAGATTCTCTATGCGTCTGTAAGTTCACCTTCACCCCACACCCAGCTGGTGTTTACACGCCCAACCACCTCGTGGAGATAGTGAACGCGGTGACCGGGTGGAACACGAGCCTCTGGGAGTTGATGAAGGCAAGTGAGAGGGCCATCAACCTAGCGAGATTATACAATATCAGAGAGGGGCATAAACCCGAGGAGGACACCCTCCCAGAGAGGTTCTTCCAGGAGCTTGAGTTCGGGAGCAGAAAGGGACAGAAGATCAGCAGGGATGAATTCCTTAGGGCTAGGGGCATCTACTATAAAATGGCGGGGTGGGATGAGAGGGGGTGTCCCACAAAGGAGAAGCTACACGAATTGGATCTTGGATGGACGATAAAGAATGAAGGTTGA
- a CDS encoding AbrB/MazE/SpoVT family DNA-binding domain-containing protein, which yields MEPRKVQKVGYSTLSVSLPMNWAKRMGIKKGDIVFLSEEKNGTLRLTVKPSKVGEGELYVVDVDACENSKILARVIVANYILGRGMIRVQSSKRLMREQIESIREVTQRLLGIGIIEESDQHLLLQSSIDPKDFSPQTVLRRLYVLTSIMFKEVVDSLADGDVELSKDAITREHEADMIYWLLARLLASAQQSAVVAEDLGIKDPMQIIYTNLIAWFLEMIGDRIQNIANNIINFYPLREGRDNELLDRLSQLGLMTFTMFDKAVNSIFNGNLKIASDAIDLKETMEREERSLLKEFQGKLDTEAAVFFSSLLWELRMIAEHSAAVAEIAIDNILKGETEICRTAS from the coding sequence TTGGAGCCGCGTAAGGTTCAGAAGGTCGGATATTCAACCCTCTCGGTGTCTCTTCCAATGAACTGGGCTAAGAGGATGGGCATCAAGAAGGGGGATATAGTCTTCCTCTCCGAGGAGAAGAACGGGACCCTGAGGCTGACCGTCAAGCCTTCGAAGGTGGGAGAGGGAGAGCTCTACGTAGTGGATGTAGACGCGTGTGAGAACTCCAAGATCCTGGCCAGGGTGATAGTGGCAAACTATATCCTCGGAAGGGGCATGATCAGGGTCCAGTCATCCAAGCGCCTGATGAGGGAGCAGATAGAGAGCATCAGGGAGGTGACCCAGCGACTACTCGGGATAGGAATAATCGAGGAGAGCGACCAGCACCTACTCCTCCAGAGCTCCATAGACCCGAAGGACTTCTCCCCACAGACTGTTCTCAGGAGGCTCTATGTCCTAACCTCCATCATGTTCAAGGAGGTTGTGGACAGCCTAGCGGATGGTGACGTGGAGCTCTCCAAGGATGCCATAACCAGAGAGCATGAGGCCGACATGATCTACTGGCTCTTGGCAAGGCTTCTAGCCTCAGCCCAGCAGTCCGCCGTTGTGGCAGAGGACCTCGGCATAAAGGATCCTATGCAGATAATATACACAAACTTAATAGCCTGGTTCCTGGAGATGATCGGGGATAGAATCCAGAACATTGCAAACAACATAATAAACTTCTATCCCCTAAGAGAGGGAAGAGACAACGAGCTGCTTGATAGGCTCTCCCAGCTGGGATTGATGACGTTTACGATGTTCGATAAGGCGGTTAACAGCATATTCAATGGAAACCTGAAGATAGCGAGCGACGCGATAGACCTGAAGGAGACCATGGAGAGGGAGGAGAGGAGCCTTCTCAAGGAGTTCCAGGGAAAGCTGGATACAGAGGCCGCCGTCTTCTTCAGCTCGTTACTCTGGGAGCTGAGGATGATAGCAGAGCACAGCGCAGCGGTCGCCGAGATAGCTATTGATAACATTCTAAAAGGGGAGACGGAGATCTGCAGAACCGCCTCATAG
- the purE gene encoding 5-(carboxyamino)imidazole ribonucleotide mutase → MVSIIIGSESDRALGEQAEGVLREFGVECELKVLSAHRNPKDLEEYIEGCNCEVYIAIAGLSAALPGFIASRTIRPVIGVPREVKLGGLDSLLSIVQMPTGVPVACVGIDSARNAAILAVEILALKYEELKERLRGHRLGGGSRASSPHT, encoded by the coding sequence CTGGTCTCCATAATTATTGGAAGCGAGTCTGACAGGGCATTGGGTGAACAGGCTGAGGGGGTTCTCAGGGAGTTCGGGGTCGAGTGCGAGTTAAAGGTCCTATCGGCTCATAGGAATCCAAAAGACCTCGAGGAGTATATTGAGGGATGCAACTGTGAAGTCTATATCGCGATCGCTGGGCTCTCGGCGGCCCTCCCAGGCTTCATAGCATCAAGAACCATTAGACCTGTTATAGGGGTTCCTAGGGAGGTGAAGCTCGGAGGCCTAGACTCCCTCCTCTCCATCGTGCAAATGCCCACGGGGGTTCCTGTGGCCTGTGTGGGTATAGACTCGGCGAGGAATGCGGCCATCTTGGCCGTGGAGATCCTAGCCCTAAAGTATGAGGAGCTTAAAGAGAGACTTCGGGGGCATAGATTGGGAGGTGGATCTAGAGCCTCTTCTCCACATACTTGA
- the hxlB gene encoding 6-phospho-3-hexuloisomerase: MDLGYVKEISGVVLSSIKEIIDQIDEREIEEMLQRIIESRDRKILLLGSGRSGFVGKAFALRLMHLGFNIYVSGETITPALSPEDLVIAISGSGVTRTVVTQAEVAKEIGAKVIAITSHADSPLAKVADSLVVVKGRSKIDVEPDYERRQIIGKYDPTPLGTMFELSAMVFLDCVIAELIRRLGVSELDLRKKHATVE, from the coding sequence ATGGATTTGGGATATGTGAAAGAGATCTCCGGCGTCGTCCTATCCAGCATCAAGGAGATCATCGACCAGATCGATGAGAGGGAGATAGAGGAGATGCTCCAAAGGATCATAGAGTCGAGGGATAGGAAGATACTCCTCCTGGGGTCAGGTAGGAGCGGATTTGTTGGGAAGGCCTTCGCCCTAAGGTTGATGCACCTAGGATTCAACATCTATGTGAGCGGCGAGACCATCACCCCGGCCCTGAGCCCGGAAGACCTCGTCATAGCAATATCTGGATCTGGGGTGACGAGGACGGTCGTCACCCAGGCCGAGGTGGCGAAGGAGATAGGCGCAAAGGTCATCGCCATAACCTCCCACGCTGACTCCCCACTGGCCAAGGTCGCCGATAGCTTGGTCGTCGTTAAGGGTAGAAGTAAGATAGATGTGGAGCCTGACTATGAGAGGAGGCAGATCATCGGAAAATACGATCCCACACCCCTGGGAACGATGTTCGAGCTATCCGCTATGGTCTTCCTCGACTGTGTGATAGCCGAGCTGATCAGAAGGCTTGGCGTGAGCGAGCTGGACCTGAGGAAAAAGCACGCGACGGTTGAATGA